In Paenibacillus sp. FSL R7-0345, a single window of DNA contains:
- a CDS encoding glycoside hydrolase family 30 protein, with the protein MVTVQTTVTAKETGERLSRREGLVFEQKVSSQTADIQLHPEQEFQTVIGFGGAFTEAAAYTLSRMSPARRTEVIRSYFHPEEGLSYSMGRVHIHSCDFALGNYTYVQEQDTELATFDISHDHQWVLPLIKDAMGVKGGPFTMLASPWSPPAWMKTNGEMNNGGSLKPEYAAVWARYYTKFIEAYRKEGIPVWAVSVQNEPAAVQTWDSCVYSAEEERDFVKNHLGPALHAAGMDDVNIVIWDHNRDIMIERVTPILSDPDAAKYVWGTGIHWYGGEEFEKVAKVHELFPDKHVLFTEGCQEGGVRLGEWFTGERYGRNMIGDLNAWTEGYLDWNLVLDETGGPNHVGNFCDAPIIADTVTDEVHYNSSYYYIGHFSKYIAPGAVRIGLDSTADGILSTAFRNPDGSIAVVLMNGSDEARSVTLGLGNELAGCQLPPHSIATHVIS; encoded by the coding sequence ATGGTGACTGTACAAACGACAGTAACAGCAAAAGAAACCGGAGAGCGCCTAAGCCGGCGGGAAGGCCTGGTGTTTGAGCAGAAGGTCAGCAGTCAGACAGCGGATATACAGCTTCATCCGGAGCAGGAGTTCCAGACTGTGATTGGTTTTGGCGGCGCTTTCACTGAAGCTGCGGCCTATACACTGTCGCGGATGAGCCCGGCCAGACGGACGGAGGTGATCCGCAGCTATTTTCACCCGGAGGAGGGACTCAGCTACAGCATGGGGCGTGTGCATATTCACAGCTGCGATTTTGCGCTCGGCAATTATACGTATGTGCAGGAGCAGGATACGGAGTTGGCCACATTCGATATATCCCATGACCACCAGTGGGTGCTGCCGCTGATTAAGGATGCGATGGGGGTAAAAGGAGGCCCCTTTACGATGCTGGCTTCCCCCTGGAGCCCGCCGGCCTGGATGAAAACAAACGGGGAAATGAACAACGGCGGCTCGCTGAAGCCGGAATATGCCGCTGTCTGGGCGCGTTATTACACGAAGTTTATCGAGGCCTACCGCAAGGAGGGCATTCCGGTTTGGGCAGTATCAGTACAGAATGAGCCGGCGGCGGTGCAGACCTGGGATTCCTGTGTGTACAGCGCGGAGGAGGAGCGGGATTTTGTCAAAAATCATCTCGGGCCAGCCCTGCATGCAGCTGGTATGGATGACGTGAACATCGTGATCTGGGATCACAACCGGGACATTATGATTGAGCGGGTCACCCCTATTTTGTCAGATCCGGATGCTGCGAAGTATGTGTGGGGCACCGGAATTCACTGGTACGGCGGCGAGGAGTTCGAGAAGGTGGCGAAGGTGCATGAGCTTTTCCCGGATAAGCATGTGCTGTTCACGGAGGGCTGCCAGGAGGGCGGCGTGCGTCTGGGGGAATGGTTCACGGGAGAGCGTTACGGGCGGAATATGATTGGCGATCTGAACGCTTGGACGGAGGGCTATCTGGACTGGAATCTGGTGCTCGACGAGACCGGCGGACCGAACCATGTGGGCAATTTCTGCGATGCTCCCATTATCGCCGACACGGTTACGGATGAGGTTCATTACAACAGCTCTTATTATTACATCGGCCACTTCAGCAAGTATATCGCTCCCGGTGCTGTGCGGATTGGACTGGATTCCACTGCTGACGGTATTCTATCCACGGCCTTCCGTAATCCGGACGGCAGTATTGCGGTTGTGCTGATGAACGGGAGCGATGAGGCGCGCAGCGTAACGCTTGGTCTTGGCAATGAGCTGGCCGGATGCCAGCTGCCGCCGCACTCTATTGCTACACATGTAATTTCGTAA
- a CDS encoding cellobiose phosphorylase: MSRYYFDSGNFVMEQFHENKPFASFLPGLAGLKGIPMWTFYVNRGQGVCGFGVRDKNSPIMEFSPASISYKNVASSGFRTFIKLGEQREVYEPFQSSHPDPAVKRRMTILPNGLTIEEEHTGHGLKTAVHYFNLPNDDYAALVRRVEIENTGGAELTLELLDGLPEILPYGSANSAYKEMGNLLRSWMEVYNLEHGIPFYKLRSSTNDDAEISEIQNGHFYLSFTAEGERLRPVVDFEVIFGANTSLAYPDRFAVLTLDELLTQPQYPVNKVPCGFSGVQRTLAPGRKLTLNTIIGHVSDIDKINRKADRLCSDEYITGKMLEAAELTDNLTADIATRTSSAIFDAYCRQSYLDNFLRGGYPFLFDNGKDGFVVHLYSRKHGDMERDYNFFSLAPEYYSQGNGNFRDMNQNRRNDVFFHPQVGSFNIKMFYSLIQADGYNPLSVQGTSFEVLPEHAAQLKEWIRSAAADHQAELAALCLGKFTPGQLINYIADHQVQLKADEQEFLSGVLALSQQNIEAAFGEGFWSDHWTYNLDLVEGYLEVFPDKLAELLFGDESYTFYDSPAYVLPRSEKYVISGGKVRQYGALLEDEEKLHRLHRKAGDTQWLRTEGGTGEIYRTSLFVKMLSLALNKFATLDPYGMGVEMEGNKPGWNDAMNGLPGLFGSGMSETFELKRMLVFMLEALESLGMPEVEAARELAGAQELEAVQGLQEIQGAQGTQVLQGWQEVQGAQGAQGAQGFGEMQDLQDSQPVQELLTGLEAAVGTVSLPVEIALLLERVLGAVTKLLAGGLDDFGYWDTVSSARETYRESIRFGINGEQAAVSLAVIREALGKFLDKVDAGIERAVALGGGLVPTYFRFEAVRFQPVTDEAGKPVISGYGLPKAIVEEFEAVALPYFLEGPARWLKTLDSHEQAKEIYSRVKGSSLFDPVTSMYRTSVSLEAETHEIGRIRAFTPGWQERESNFLHMSYKYLLALLKKGLYEEFFSEMRTSLIPFLDPAVYGRSTLENSSFISTGGNPDPLTHGRGFVARLSGSTAEFLSMWRTMMAGGRMFAFEDGELTVELTPALPGWLFDEQGELMFTFLGGTEVTYHNPRRADTYGAERAVIGQLTLTYSDGSSRQVDGALLRGAEAEALRRGEITAIRAELV, translated from the coding sequence ATGAGCCGCTATTATTTTGATTCAGGCAATTTTGTAATGGAGCAGTTTCATGAAAATAAACCGTTTGCCAGCTTCCTGCCGGGGCTTGCCGGGCTTAAGGGAATCCCGATGTGGACGTTCTATGTGAACCGCGGGCAGGGGGTATGCGGCTTCGGGGTACGCGACAAAAATTCGCCGATCATGGAGTTCTCCCCGGCCAGCATCTCTTACAAGAACGTAGCATCTTCCGGGTTCCGCACCTTTATTAAGCTGGGGGAGCAGCGGGAGGTCTATGAGCCGTTCCAGTCCTCGCATCCGGACCCGGCGGTGAAGCGGAGGATGACGATTCTTCCAAACGGGCTGACGATTGAGGAAGAGCATACCGGACATGGACTGAAGACGGCGGTGCATTATTTTAATCTGCCGAACGACGATTATGCTGCGCTGGTGCGGCGGGTGGAGATTGAGAATACAGGCGGTGCGGAGCTGACTCTGGAGCTGCTGGACGGATTACCGGAGATTCTTCCTTACGGATCGGCGAACAGCGCCTACAAGGAAATGGGTAACCTGCTGCGCAGCTGGATGGAGGTTTACAATCTGGAGCATGGTATTCCGTTCTATAAGCTACGGTCCAGCACAAACGATGATGCTGAGATCAGCGAGATTCAGAACGGCCATTTCTATCTGTCTTTTACAGCAGAGGGGGAGCGGCTGCGGCCGGTTGTTGACTTCGAGGTGATTTTCGGGGCGAATACATCACTTGCTTATCCTGACCGCTTCGCCGTTCTCACGCTTGATGAGCTGCTTACGCAGCCGCAGTATCCGGTGAATAAGGTGCCCTGCGGCTTCAGCGGTGTTCAGCGGACACTGGCTCCGGGCCGCAAGCTGACGCTGAATACCATTATCGGGCATGTCAGCGACATCGATAAAATCAACCGCAAGGCCGACCGGCTCTGCAGCGACGAATATATCACCGGCAAAATGCTGGAAGCGGCTGAGCTGACCGACAATCTGACTGCGGATATTGCTACGCGCACTTCATCAGCTATTTTTGACGCATATTGCCGGCAGTCCTATCTGGATAATTTCCTGCGCGGCGGGTATCCGTTTCTTTTTGACAATGGAAAAGACGGCTTTGTTGTGCACCTCTACTCACGCAAGCACGGCGATATGGAGCGGGATTATAACTTTTTCTCGCTTGCTCCCGAGTACTATTCGCAGGGCAACGGGAACTTCCGCGATATGAATCAGAACCGGCGGAACGATGTGTTTTTTCATCCGCAGGTCGGCAGCTTTAACATCAAAATGTTCTACAGCCTGATCCAGGCGGACGGCTATAATCCGCTTAGTGTGCAGGGAACGAGCTTTGAGGTGCTGCCGGAGCATGCTGCGCAGCTTAAAGAGTGGATCAGGAGCGCTGCAGCGGATCATCAGGCTGAGCTTGCAGCGCTGTGTCTCGGCAAATTTACACCAGGCCAGCTGATTAATTACATCGCCGATCATCAGGTGCAGCTCAAGGCGGATGAACAGGAGTTTCTCAGCGGTGTGCTGGCCCTGTCGCAGCAAAATATCGAGGCCGCCTTCGGCGAAGGCTTCTGGAGCGATCACTGGACCTACAATCTCGATCTGGTCGAAGGCTATCTGGAGGTATTCCCGGATAAGCTGGCGGAGCTGCTGTTCGGGGATGAATCCTATACGTTCTACGACAGCCCTGCTTATGTGCTGCCGCGCAGCGAGAAGTATGTGATCAGCGGCGGGAAGGTGCGGCAATACGGCGCATTGCTCGAGGATGAGGAGAAGCTGCACCGGCTGCACCGCAAGGCCGGCGATACCCAGTGGCTGCGCACGGAAGGCGGCACCGGGGAGATCTACCGTACCAGCCTGTTCGTCAAAATGCTCTCGCTGGCGCTGAACAAGTTCGCGACGCTTGATCCATACGGCATGGGCGTGGAGATGGAGGGCAACAAGCCGGGCTGGAATGATGCGATGAACGGCCTGCCGGGCCTGTTCGGCTCCGGGATGAGCGAGACGTTCGAGCTCAAGCGGATGCTCGTGTTCATGCTGGAGGCGCTGGAGAGCCTAGGAATGCCGGAAGTAGAGGCCGCGCGGGAGCTGGCAGGGGCCCAGGAGCTGGAGGCAGTGCAGGGGTTGCAGGAAATACAAGGAGCACAAGGAACGCAAGTATTGCAGGGATGGCAGGAAGTACAAGGAGCACAAGGAGCACAAGGAGCGCAGGGCTTTGGGGAAATGCAGGATTTGCAGGATTCACAACCGGTGCAGGAGCTGCTAACGGGCTTGGAGGCTGCTGTCGGAACAGTATCGCTGCCCGTGGAAATCGCACTGCTGCTGGAACGGGTGCTGGGGGCAGTAACTAAGCTGTTGGCCGGCGGGCTGGATGACTTCGGTTATTGGGACACCGTATCTTCGGCGCGTGAGACTTACAGGGAGAGTATCCGCTTCGGCATTAACGGTGAGCAGGCTGCGGTAAGTCTGGCTGTCATCCGTGAAGCGCTGGGCAAATTCCTGGACAAAGTGGACGCAGGGATTGAGCGGGCGGTGGCGCTGGGCGGCGGACTGGTGCCGACTTACTTCCGGTTTGAGGCTGTGCGCTTCCAGCCGGTAACCGATGAAGCAGGCAAACCCGTGATCAGCGGCTATGGTTTACCCAAAGCTATCGTAGAGGAATTCGAGGCTGTAGCACTTCCATACTTCCTGGAGGGCCCGGCCCGCTGGCTCAAAACGCTGGACAGTCATGAGCAGGCCAAAGAGATTTACAGCAGGGTTAAAGGCAGCAGTCTGTTCGATCCGGTAACCTCAATGTACCGCACCTCGGTATCACTTGAAGCGGAAACACATGAGATCGGGCGAATCCGTGCCTTCACACCGGGCTGGCAGGAGCGGGAGTCGAACTTCCTGCACATGTCCTACAAGTATCTGCTGGCTCTCCTGAAGAAGGGGCTGTACGAGGAATTCTTTAGTGAGATGCGAACCTCACTGATCCCGTTCCTTGACCCGGCTGTATATGGACGCAGCACGCTGGAGAATTCCTCCTTTATCAGCACAGGCGGCAATCCGGACCCGCTGACCCATGGCCGGGGCTTTGTGGCCAGACTCAGCGGCTCGACGGCAGAGTTCCTGAGCATGTGGAGAACCATGATGGCGGGAGGCCGGATGTTTGCGTTTGAGGATGGCGAGCTGACGGTGGAGCTAACACCGGCGCTGCCGGGCTGGCTGTTCGACGAACAGGGCGAGCTGATGTTTACCTTCCTTGGCGGAACCGAAGTGACGTACCATAACCCGCGCCGGGCTGATACCTATGGCGCAGAGCGTGCGGTTATCGGGCAGCTTACGCTGACCTACAGCGACGGAAGCAGCCGGCAGGTTGACGGGGCGCTGCTGCGCGGTGCGGAGGCCGAGGCCCTGCGCCGGGGTGAGATCACCGCGATCCGGGCGGAGCTGGTGTAA
- a CDS encoding IS256 family transposase: MTILPENQLNNLFENLVTQFVKDNMESIMRAEIQAFMSSDEAGARNSRNGYYTRNLHTKYGNVENLEVPRDRQGQFQTQLFEPYQRRDGWLEEAVIQMYKSGMGTRDVARFIESMFGSHYSPTTVSNITATVLDDIHQWQKRPLSKRYSVIYLDGLYVKLKRGTVKGEVVYFAMGIDEDGHRQILGFYVGGQESANGWREVLKDLYQRGAQEVLLGVFDGLPGLDAAFQETYPKADVQHCIVHKVRSTFPKIRIQHKTEVIEDLKTIYTAQDHDLALAAFDTVKAKWGKLYPKEMRSWEEQLSTLLTFYKYPALVKEAIYTSNPIERMNKEIRKRLKPMNSLTNMDAAEKIVYLDVMDYNERFSERVIRGFGDLEVKKKLNQMFEERYPPQDGQEQTA; the protein is encoded by the coding sequence ATGACTATTCTACCCGAAAATCAGCTCAATAATCTATTTGAAAATCTTGTCACTCAGTTTGTAAAAGACAACATGGAGTCCATCATGCGCGCGGAGATCCAGGCATTTATGTCGAGCGATGAGGCAGGTGCACGCAACAGCCGTAATGGATATTACACTCGAAATCTGCACACAAAGTACGGTAATGTGGAGAATTTAGAGGTTCCGCGTGACCGTCAGGGACAGTTCCAGACTCAGCTGTTTGAGCCATACCAGAGACGAGACGGCTGGCTGGAGGAGGCTGTGATCCAGATGTACAAATCGGGCATGGGTACCCGGGATGTAGCCCGTTTTATTGAAAGCATGTTTGGGAGCCATTATTCCCCGACGACGGTCAGCAACATTACCGCTACGGTACTCGACGACATCCACCAGTGGCAGAAACGTCCGTTAAGCAAGCGCTACTCCGTGATCTACCTGGACGGCCTCTACGTCAAGCTTAAACGCGGGACCGTCAAAGGAGAAGTCGTCTACTTCGCGATGGGAATCGATGAAGACGGGCACCGGCAAATCCTTGGTTTTTACGTAGGCGGCCAAGAGAGCGCCAATGGCTGGCGGGAGGTGTTAAAAGACCTCTACCAACGCGGAGCGCAGGAAGTGCTGCTGGGTGTATTTGACGGGCTACCGGGACTCGATGCGGCATTCCAGGAGACCTATCCGAAAGCCGATGTACAGCACTGTATCGTTCACAAGGTTCGCTCCACCTTTCCGAAGATCCGGATTCAGCACAAAACGGAAGTCATTGAGGATCTGAAGACCATCTACACCGCGCAAGACCACGATCTGGCACTGGCTGCATTTGACACCGTGAAAGCCAAGTGGGGCAAGCTGTACCCCAAAGAAATGCGTTCTTGGGAGGAACAATTGTCCACCTTGCTGACATTTTACAAGTATCCGGCACTCGTGAAAGAGGCGATCTACACCTCCAATCCGATTGAACGAATGAACAAGGAAATCCGCAAGCGCTTGAAGCCAATGAACAGTCTAACAAATATGGATGCGGCAGAGAAAATTGTCTACCTCGACGTGATGGACTACAATGAACGTTTTAGCGAACGGGTGATTCGCGGCTTCGGTGATCTGGAGGTTAAAAAGAAACTGAACCAGATGTTTGAGGAGCGCTACCCGCCGCAGGATGGGCAGGAACAAACCGCCTGA
- a CDS encoding ABC transporter permease subunit: protein MKKQPVPALIETGSGHTRSLWKRLLAQKHLQTMALLGVAWMIIFNYIPMYGMIIAFKEYNIVKSIAEAPWVGLQHFRELYEDEDLRYVIKNTLGISLIKLLIGFPLPIIFALFLNEVRSIRYKKAIQTISYLPHFLSWVVLGGILATWLADVGIINNILLALNLIDKPISYLAEPSYFWTIVISSDIWKELGWSAIIYLAAIAGVSPEMYEAATIDGAGRFQKMWYVTLPAIRGTISILFILAVSGVLNSNFDQILVLRNSLNDSASNVIDYYIYYTGIVTSRFSYSMAVTLIKSVIALILLLIANQVTKKINDTSLF, encoded by the coding sequence ATGAAAAAACAGCCCGTTCCGGCCCTGATCGAAACCGGTTCAGGTCACACAAGGTCACTTTGGAAAAGGCTTCTGGCCCAAAAGCACCTGCAGACAATGGCGCTGCTAGGCGTGGCCTGGATGATTATTTTTAACTACATTCCGATGTACGGGATGATTATCGCCTTCAAGGAATATAACATCGTCAAATCCATTGCCGAGGCCCCGTGGGTGGGACTTCAGCATTTCCGGGAATTATATGAGGATGAGGACCTGAGATATGTCATCAAGAATACGCTCGGCATCAGTTTAATCAAGCTGCTGATCGGGTTTCCGCTTCCTATCATTTTTGCCCTGTTTCTCAATGAGGTACGTTCGATCCGCTACAAAAAAGCGATTCAGACCATCTCCTACCTGCCGCACTTTCTCTCCTGGGTCGTGCTGGGCGGCATTCTGGCAACGTGGCTTGCAGATGTTGGGATCATCAACAATATTCTGCTGGCACTGAACCTGATCGACAAACCGATTTCTTACCTGGCGGAACCAAGCTACTTCTGGACCATTGTTATTTCCTCGGATATCTGGAAAGAGCTCGGCTGGTCAGCAATTATATACCTGGCGGCCATTGCCGGGGTATCCCCGGAAATGTATGAAGCTGCTACCATCGACGGCGCCGGACGTTTTCAGAAAATGTGGTATGTCACGCTTCCGGCGATCCGCGGAACGATCAGCATCCTGTTCATCCTGGCGGTCAGCGGCGTGCTCAACTCCAATTTTGACCAGATTCTGGTGCTGCGCAACTCCCTTAACGACAGTGCCAGTAATGTAATCGACTATTACATCTACTATACAGGGATCGTCACCAGCCGCTTCTCCTATTCTATGGCGGTCACGTTGATTAAATCAGTCATTGCGCTGATCCTGCTGCTGATTGCCAACCAGGTAACCAAAAAAATCAACGACACATCGCTGTTCTAG